A genomic segment from Oncorhynchus clarkii lewisi isolate Uvic-CL-2024 chromosome 12, UVic_Ocla_1.0, whole genome shotgun sequence encodes:
- the LOC139421814 gene encoding uncharacterized protein, with translation MGMGMGMGMGTGMGMGMGMGMGMGMDMGMGMDMGTGMGMGMGMDMGMGMGMDMGMGMCMDMGMGMGMCMDMDMGMDMGMGMGMCMDMDMGMGMGMGTGMDMDMGMGMGMGMGMGMGMGMDMDMGKGMGMDMGMGMGMGMGMGMGMCMDMDMGMGMGMGMGMDMGMDMDMGMGMGMDMGTGMGMDMGTGMGMGMGMGMGMGMDMDMGMGMGMGMCMDMDMGMGMGMGMGMGMDMDMGM, from the coding sequence ATGGGCATGGGAATGGGCATGGGAATGGGCACGGGAATGGGCATGGGCATGGGAATGGGAATGGGCATGGGCATGGACATGGGAATGGGCATGGACATGGGCACGGGAATGGGCATGGGAATGGGAATGGACATGGGAATGGGAATGGGAATGGACATGGGAATGGGCATGTGCATGGACATGGGCATGGGAATGGGCATGTGCATGGACATGGACATGGGAATGGACATGGGAATGGGAATGGGCATGTGCATGGACATGGACATGGGCATGGGAATGGGAATGGGCACGGGAATGGACATGGACATGGGCATGGGCATGGGCATGGGCATGGGCATGGGAATGGGCATGGGAATGGACATGGACATGGGCAAGGGAATGGGAATGGACATGGGCATGGGCATGGGCATGGGAATGGGAATGGGAATGGGCATGTGCATGGACATGGACATGGGCATGGGCATGGGAATGGGAATGGGCATGGACATGGGAATGGACATGGACATGGGCATGGGAATGGGCATGGACATGGGCACGGGAATGGGCATGGACATGGGCACGGGAATGGGCATGGGAATGGGAATGGGCATGGGCATGGGAATGGACATGGACATGGGCATGGGCATGGGAATGGGCATGTGCATGGACATGGACATGGGCATGGGCATGGGAATGGGAATGGGAATGGGCATGGACATGGACATGGGcatgtag